The proteins below are encoded in one region of Apium graveolens cultivar Ventura chromosome 4, ASM990537v1, whole genome shotgun sequence:
- the LOC141720135 gene encoding subtilisin-like protease SBT3, producing the protein MTGKNRVVSVNKTVLKSMRFVNGVCFLLLFAWLAFQAILVSGNDRSTYIVHMDKSLMPKSFASHDIWYSTTINSVKSRNHQSSPSLLYTYDHALHGFSALLTVDELESLKKSTGFVSAYGDKKATVDTTHTYEFLSLNPETGLWPASDYGKDVIIGVIDTGVWPESASFKDDGMSEIPSRWKGTCEEGQEFNSSHCNLKLIGARYFNKGVLAGNPNITLSMNSARDTEGHGTHTSSTAGGNYVEGASYFGYASGTARGMAPKARLAMYKVIWDEGRYASDVLAGMDQAVADGVDIISISMGFDDVPLYEDPIAIASFGAMEKGVLVSSSAGNAGPELGFLHNGIPWALTVAAGSIDRTLGGSLILGNGLRLIGWTMFPAKAYVEDVPLFYNKNISTCDSVEQLQEIPSYSIIICENANSSATDMLSFVANSNAVAGIIISDDQFVYEFNDFSYPGVVISPKEGLEVIKYAQSIARPSATITFQQTFVGTKFAPAVAAYTSRGPSPSYPGILKPDIMAPGTLVLASWISSVPSSSIAPNIQLSSDFNAVSGTSMACPHASGLAALLKGAHPEWSPSAIRSAMMTTANPLDNSHQQILDIGTGGIATPLAMGAGQVDPNRSLNPGLVYDATTQDYVNFLCAANFTKNQIYTITRSNFSCLESSSDLNYPSFISLYNSTLAGGGIMTVRYHTRTVTNVGDGAATYKAQVSAPMGSVITVSPDTLVFRKIYEKLSYSMTISFTGDRNGTVSFGSLTWIEENSKYSVRSPIVISPMVNAW; encoded by the coding sequence ATGACTGGGAAGAACAGGGTAGTTTCAGTAAACAAAACAGTGTTGAAAAGTATGAGGTTTGTAAATGGAGTTTGCTTTCTCCTGTTATTTGCATGGTTGGCTTTTCAAGCTATCTTGGTTTCAGGAAATGATAGGTCTACTTACATTGTTCACATGGACAAATCTTTAATGCCGAAGTCTTTTGCAAGCCACGACATTTGGTACTCCACCACCATCAACTCTGTCAAGTCTCGAAATCATCAGTCTTCTCCATCCCTTCTCTACACTTATGATCATGCATTACATGGTTTTTCTGCGTTGTTGACTGTAGATGAATTGGAATCCCTAAAGAAGTCTACGGGGTTTGTCTCAGCTTACGGTGATAAGAAGGCCACAGTAGATACCACCCATACATATGAATTCCTTTCCCTCAATCCTGAGACAGGCTTATGGCCGGCCTCAGATTATGGGAAGGATGTCATTATTGGTGTCATTGACACTGGTGTTTGGCCCGAGAGTGCAAGCTTCAAGGATGATGGTATGTCTGAGATTCCCTCACGTTGGAAGGGGACTTGTGAAGAAGGACAAGAGTTTAACAGTTCACATTGTAACTTAAAGCTAATTGGAGCTAGATACTTTAACAAGGGCGTTCTTGCTGGAAATCCTAACATTACCCTTAGTATGAACTCTGCTAGAGACACTGAAGGTCATGGGACACACACTTCCTCAACAGCTGGTGGAAACTATGTTGAAGGGGCATCATATTTTGGCTATGCCTCAGGAACTGCACGAGGGATGGCTCCGAAGGCAAGGTTGGCAATGTATAAGGTTATTTGGGATGAAGGACGATATGCTTCAGATGTTCTTGCCGGTATGGATCAGGCAGTTGCAGATGGTGTTGACATCATATCAATTTCCATGGGCTTTGATGATGTGCCTTTGTATGAAGATCCTATAGCTATAGCTTCTTTTGGAGCCATGGAAAAAGGTGTGCTTGTTTCTTCTTCAGCAGGAAATGCCGGCCCTGAACTTGGATTTCTGCATAATGGTATTCCATGGGCCTTAACAGTTGCAGCAGGCTCCATAGATCGAACACTAGGGGGGAGCTTAATTTTAGGAAACGGGTTAAGGCTAATAGGCTGGACCATGTTCCCTGCAAAAGCCTACGTTGAAGATGTCCCTCTCTTCTACAACAAAAATATCTCTACTTGTGATTCAGTTGAGCAGTTACAAGAGATTCCCAGTTACTCAATCATTATTTGTGAAAACGCAAATTCCTCAGCTACTGATATGTTGTCTTTTGTTGCCAACTCAAATGCTGTTGCGGGTATCATAATTTCTGATGATCAATTTGTATATGAGTTTAACGATTTTTCATATCCTGGAGTCGTGATTAGCCCAAAGGAGGGACTTGAAGTGATCAAGTATGCACAATCAATTGCAAGACCATCAGCCACCATCACCTTCCAACAAACCTTTGTTGGCACAAAATTTGCACCGGCAGTTGCTGCATATACATCGAGAGGCCCTTCACCTAGTTATCCTGGTATTTTAAAGCCAGACATAATGGCACCTGGGACATTAGTCTTAGCGTCATGGATTTCAAGTGTTCCTTCTTCCAGTATTGCTCCTAACATACAACTGTCTAGCGATTTTAATGCAGTTTCAGGAACATCAATGGCTTGTCCTCATGCCTCTGGTCTTGCAGCTCTTCTAAAAGGCGCACACCCTGAATGGAGCCCATCAGCTATTCGGTCTGCAATGATGACCACCGCGAACCCTCTGGACAATTCACATCAACAGATTCTAGATATTGGCACAGGAGGCATTGCTACTCCTCTAGCAATGGGAGCAGGTCAGGTTGATCCTAACCGTTCCCTCAATCCAGGGCTTGTATATGATGCCACGACGCAAGACTATGTCAACTTCCTCTGCGCTGCAAATTTCACCAAAAACCAAATTTATACCATCACAAGATCCAATTTCAGTTGCTTGGAGTCATCATCTGATCTAAATTACCCGTCCTTTATTAGCTTGTATAACAGTACTCTGGCTGGTGGTGGTATAATGACTGTACGTTATCATACGAGGACTGTCACTAATGTTGGAGATGGTGCTGCAACTTATAAGGCTCAAGTGTCTGCGCCAATGGGTTCAGTTATTACAGTTTCACCAGATACCCTGGTCTTCAGGAAAATATACGAGAAATTAAGTTATTCCATGACAATTTCTTTTACAGGTGACAGAAATGGTACTGTTTCATTTGGTTCCCTTACCTGGATTGAAGAGAACTCAAAATATAGTGTCAGGAGTCCGATCGTGATATCGCCAATGGTAAATGCATGGTGA
- the LOC141721751 gene encoding putative acetyltransferase At3g50280 — MYSENVEFVSECFIKPSPFPEKAKQPFHLGPFDLAMLSVHYIQKGLLFKKPAVTKDQENPVEVLVQKLKKSLSVTLAHFYPLAGRLVTKKEESPHSYVVFIDCVNSPGARFVQSKVDLTISDILSPTYVPLVVQSFFDHDRAINHDGHKVSLLTVQVTELKDGVFIGCSLNHSVVDGTSYWHFFNSLSEVFMKDIGYKVSEISRPPVHERWFPDGYGPAFNLPFTHTDQFISRHEAPELKERIFHFSAAALARIKAKANAKCKKDNKTISSLQALSALMWRCMTRVRGLPKDQITGCKLAMNNRSRIHPPLSQNYFGNCIQTVRATTTAGNLLANDFEWAALQLHKAVAEHDDKALSKFIAGWLQSPSVYQLGQFFDPCSVMMGSSPRFDMYGNEFGLGKGMAILSGYANKFDGKVTLYPGHEGGGSMDLEICLPPKFMTAFECDEEFLDGLNLSG; from the coding sequence ATGTACTCAGAAAATGTTGAGTTTGTATCAGAGTGTTTTATCAAACCATCCCCTTTTCCTGAAAAGGCGAAACAGCCGTTTCATTTAGGGCCATTTGACCTTGCCATGCTCTCAGTTCATTACATTCAGAAGGGTCTTCTGTTTAAGAAACCTGCAGTCACAAAAGATCAAGAAAATCCGGTTGAGGTCCTTGTGCAGAAGCTTAAAAAGTCTCTCTCTGTTACTCTTGCTCATTTTTATCCGCTTGCAGGACGCCTTGTGACAAAAAAGGAAGAATCACCGCATTCTTATGTGGTGTTTATAGATTGTGTTAATAGTCCCGGAGCAAGATTTGTGCAGTCGAAAGTGGACTTGACAATTTCTGATATTCTTTCACCAACTTATGTGCCTTTAGTTGTTCAATCTTTTTTTGACCATGACAGGGCTATTAATCATGATGGTCACAAGGTGTCATTGTTAACAGTTCAAGTCACCGAGCTGAAAGATGGCGTTTTCATTGGATGTTCACTTAACCACTCTGTCGTTGATGGCACCTCTTACTGGCATTTTTTCAACAGCTTATCAGAAGTTTTTATGAAAGATATTGGTTATAAAGTCTCAGAAATATCGCGGCCACCTGTTCATGAACGCTGGTTTCCTGATGGATATGGTCCTGCTTTTAACCTCCCTTTCACTCATACCGATCAGTTCATAAGCAGACACGAAGCCCCGGAGCTGAAAGAAAGGATTTTCCATTTCTCAGCGGCAGCCTTAGCAAGAATCAAAGCAAAGGCAAACGCTAAATGCAAAAAAGACAACAAAACCATATCAAGTTTACAGGCCTTATCAGCCTTAATGTGGAGATGCATGACTCGTGTTCGTGGCTTACCAAAAGATCAGATCACAGGCTGTAAACTAGCTATGAATAACAGATCAAGAATTCACCCTCCACTGTCACAAAATTACTTTGGAAACTGTATTCAGACAGTGAGAGCAACTACTACAGCTGGAAACCTACTGGCAAACGATTTCGAGTGGGCTGCTTTGCAATTGCACAAAGCTGTGGCTGAACATGATGACAAGGCATTGAGCAAGTTCATTGCAGGTTGGCTGCAGAGTCCCTCTGTGTACCAACTCGGGCAATTCTTTGATCCGTGTAGCGTTATGATGGGAAGCTCACCGCGGTTTGACATGTATGGAAATGAATTCGGACTGGGGAAAGGTATGGCAATTCTGAGTGGATATGCAAACAAGTTTGATGGAAAAGTTACACTCTATCCTGGACATGAAGGTGGAGGAAGCATGGATCTTGAAATTTGCTTGCCTCCGAAATTCATGACAGCTTTCGAATGTGATGAAGAGTTCTTGGATGGTCTTAATCTTTCTGGCTAA
- the LOC141721752 gene encoding putative acetyltransferase At3g50280, with product MSSKTVELVSECFIKPSPLPEMAKQPFHLAPFDLALLSVNYIQKGLLFKKIVVANDQENPVEALVQKLKQSLSATLAHFYPLAGRLATKREESLHSHVVFIDCVNSPGARFVQSKVDLTISDIVSPTYVPSVVHSFFDHDRAVVYDGHTMSLLTVQVTELKDGVFIGCSMNHSVADGTSYWHFFNTLSEVFMEENGKEVSEISRPPIHDRWFPDGYGPVFNLPYTHTDQFIKRHEAPELKERIFHFSAAALARIKAKANAKCSNKSITISSLQALSGLMWRCMTRVRGLPRDQITSCYLAMNNRPKFHPPLSQNCFGCCIQLVRATAAAGNLLSEDFEWAALQVHNAVAEHDEKALSKFIADVLQTPSVIHLGPAFDSGSVMMGSSPRFDMYGNEFGLGKAVAVLSGYANKFDGKVTSYPGPEDGGSMDLEICLPPKFMTAFECDEELLDGLNLSG from the coding sequence ATGTCCTCTAAAACTGTTGAGCTCGTATCAGAATGTTTCATCAAACCTTCACCTTTACCTGAAATGGCAAAACAACCATTTCACTTGGCACCATTTGACCTAGCCTTGCTCTCAGTGAATTATATACAGAAGGGTCTTTTGTTTAAAAAAATCGTGGTGGCGAATGATCAGGAAAATCCAGTTGAGGCCCTTGTGCAGAAGCTTAAACAATCTCTTTCTGCTACTCTTGCTCATTTTTATCCACTTGCAGGTCGTCTCGCGACAAAAAGGGAAGAATCACTGCACTCTCATGTGGTGTTTATAGATTGTGTTAACAGTCCCGGTGCAAGATTTGTGCAGTCGAAAGTGGACTTGACAATTTCTGATATTGTTTCACCAACTTATGTGCCTTCAGTTGTTCATTCATTTTTTGATCATGACAGGGCTGTTGTTTATGATGGTCACACTATGTCATTGCTAACAGTTCAAGTGACTGAGTTAAAAGATGGCGTCTTCATTGGCTGCTCGATGAACCACTCCGTTGCTGATGGCACCTCTTATTGGCATTTTTTCAACACTTTATCAGAAGTTTTTATGGAAGAAAATGGTAAAGAAGTTTCAGAAATCTCGCGGCCACCTATTCATGATCGCTGGTTTCCTGATGGTTACGGTCCAGTTTTTAATCTCCCTTACACTCATACTGATCAGTTCATAAAAAGGCACGAGGCTCCGGAGCTGAAAGAAAGGATTTTCCATTTCTCAGCAGCAGCCTTAGCAAGAATCAAAGCAAAGGCAAACGCTAAATGCAGTAACAAAAGCATCACTATTTCGAGTTTACAGGCCTTGTCTGGTTTAATGTGGAGATGCATGACTCGTGTTCGTGGCCTACCACGAGATCAGATCACATCTTGTTACTTGGCTATGAATAATAGACCAAAGTTTCACCCTCCATTGTCACAGAACTGCTTTGGATGTTGTATTCAGCTAGTGAGAGCAACAGCTGCAGCTGGAAATTTACTTTCAGAAGATTTCGAGTGGGCTGCTTTGCAGGTGCACAATGCTGTGGCTGAACATGATGAGAAGGCTTTGAGCAAGTTCATTGCAGATGTCTTGCAGACTCCGTCAGTAATCCATCTAGGGCCAGCCTTTGATTCGGGTAGCGTTATGATGGGAAGTTCACCGCGGTTTGACATGTATGGAAATGAATTCGGACTTGGCAAAGCTGTGGCAGTTCTGAGTGGATATGCTAATAAGTTTGATGGAAAAGTAACATCCTATCCCGGGCCTGAAGATGGAGGAAGCATGGATCTTGAAATTTGCTTGCCTCCGAAATTCATGACAGCTTTCGAATGTGATGAAGAGCTCTTGGATGGGCTTAATCTTTCTGGCTAA